From Alloacidobacterium dinghuense:
CTTCGAGGCATGAATCGTAAAAATCGTATGCCCTTTTTCAGACTGCGAATACGTAAACCCGTTGGCCGTCTGCTGGATGTTGATCCCCAGCTTGCCGGGCAAATCTTTGCCGAAGTGTCGAATTCGATAACGCGCGTAGATTAGGAAGCTACCCAGCACCGCAATCAGCAGGCATGCCAGACCTACAATCAGCCACCGCAGGCGCTTTATCGTGATGCGCATAGTGTCGATTATCTCAGCGAGTCAGCGCGCCTGCCGCGCAAGCAAGTCAGCATAGGGTGAGCCATTGTGTGGTCGTCATCCTGAGCGGAGCGAAGGATCTGTTTTCTCTCTCCCCCCGCAATATGATTCTGGCGCGATAAAACGAGCAAATTCGCTGACTTGCTGACTCGCTCGCACCGGCGTGCCGACTCGCTGCATCAGTTCACCTGCTGCAGGCGAGCGATCAGCTTCTGCGCCAGGCTCTCGCCTGATTCCGACCACAACAGCCGTGAAGAAATGCCGCAGTGCTGCTGTACGCCGTTCGTGAAATCCACCAGCATCTGCACATTCTGTTTGACGTGTTCCGCAGCCTCCGCGTCGAGATCCACACCTTCCTGCAGAAACGGCGTGTCTGCCCCGAAATCGATTCGGATTTGGCCATTCTGCTCATAGGAGCTCTCGTCGAACTCCGGTCCGTACCCGATGATACGTACGGTGCGCGGCTCTTTGCGCCAGATCGGATCGAGATCGCCTGCTTGCTCCTGCGCCCACAACTCCCACGTCAGCTCAAATTCATAAGCAAAATCGTCGTGGAGCAGTTCAAGCGCCGCAGGCACGGCCTGTTCCGGCGCTGCGGCTTCCGGCTCATCGTCATCGTAGACGCGCTGATATGCGGGAGCCTCATTCCACGAAATAGGATAGGCATTCGCGGCCTTTACCAGTCCTGAGCCACCGGCGATAGTGAATTGGCGTATGACGCCCAATAACGCCGGGCCCAGTGAAGTCAAACGGAAGTTCGGGTACCACAGGCTTAAATACAGTTGATCTGCCATCTCACTATTGTAGATGGCACCGGCGCCGCAGAAGACTCACTCTGCTCGGAGTGCTTCCATTGGATCTACAGATGTCGCGCGTCGGGCCGGCAGATAACCAGCCGCCAGAATCACCACAACAAGCACGAGGCCAGCGAGCAATTGCAGCCCGACTGGCGCCGGTTGCAATCCGCCATTTTGCCGAAGCAGTCGTACTGCCACCCAAGCCAGGGCAGAGCCCATAGCCAGACCGACAGCCGCTAATCCTCCAACGTGGCGCAGCACCAGTCCTGAAATGTTGCCCTTATCTGCCCCCATGGCGATGCGGATGCCAATCTCCCGCGTGCGTTGCGCCACTGCAAAGGACAGAACTCCATAGAGCCCGACGGCGGCGAGAGTCAGCGCCAGCCCACCCATACTCAGGGTGAGCATGCTCATCAGCCGCGTCTGCGAAATCGCGTTGTCGAGATGCTCTCGCATGGTTTCAACACCAGTGACCGGAAGATTTCGATCAACGTCGTGCACAATGGTCCGCATCATACTGGCGAACTGCCCCGGATCACCGCTGGTCCGGATAAAAAACGTTGCCGGGCGGCTGCGGCTGTAATGTCCGCCTGCGGCAAATACCTGTGCATAGGGCAAGTAAATGAATGGAACCGGCGGCGGCTCTTCGAGACTGATCGCTCGAATCGTCGGGATGACGCCGACGATCTGAATGTCGGGCCTGACATCGTTGCCTGCCCCAAACGCGAATTGCCCGCGCAACGCCTTCCTTACATCCCCGTCAAAATAGTGCTTCACAAAGGCTTCATCGACAATGGCGACTTTCTGCAAAGCAGCCGTATCTTGACCAGAAAATTCGCGTCCAGCCAGAAGCGGAATCTGCATCGTGGAGAAAAATCCGGAACTGACCCAATTGAAATCCGGGCTCGGGTCGTTGTCCCTTGTTTCATACCCGGCGACCGTAATGTTGCGTCCGCTCTCGTCACCGGTAATCAAGCCCCCTCTGGCATAGACCACGCTACGCGCGCCCGGCTGACGCAAAGCGGCGTTGCGTATGCTTTCGTAATCGTTCTCAACTTGTGGACCGGACTTGCCAAGCGCTGAGGAATCCACTTGAAACGTAAGAACGTGATCGGCGCCGAATCCGGGATCGACGTTTCGCAGCTGATACAGCGTCCAGCTAAAGACCGTTGCCGCAACCAGCAAAGCAAGGCTGAGAGCGATCTCGCCGGTCACAAAAAGATTCCGCAGCCAGCTGCCCTTTGCTGAAACAGCGCCTGTCTGACCATGCAGAGCGCGCAGCAGTTCGACGCGCATGCTTACGAGCGCCGGCGCCAGGCTGAACAGTACGCTCGTGACGATACCCGCCAATGCACAGAATGTAATCGCGTGCCAATCCATCGAGGATGAGAGCAGATCATGCAGCGAACTCACATCTGGGACAAATTTCAGCAACAGCTTCAGGCTAAGCCATCCGATACCCAGTCCAGCGACGGCTCCTGCCGCTCCCAGTAGAGTCCCTTCAGCAAGAACTTGTTGAAAGATTCGCCTGCGATTAGCCCCAAGCGCTGCGCGCAATGCAAGGTCTGCGTGCTTTCCGGCCGCTTTCACCAGCAACAGGTTCGCCACATTCGCGCAGGCAATCAAAAGCACAACCAGCGCCATTGCCTGCAGCGCTCGTATGGGACTGCCGAGATGTTTTGAATAAAGAGAAATGCCGCGCGACCCGTTTGTTAGAAAGAGATGGGTCTTGAGCCAATCTGTTTTGTCCCCGATATGGTGGCTCTGCAAATTCAGCGTGTCGCGCCGCCAGTTCCACCACAGAGTGTTCAGTTCCTCTTCAGCCTGCGCGCGCGCCACGCCAGGAGACAGGCGGCCAATGATATTGAGCCAGCGGTCCAGAGCATTTC
This genomic window contains:
- a CDS encoding ABC transporter permease, yielding MTTIWGDFRYAFRQLRKSPDFALTAVLTLALGIGVNAAVFTVFNQVLLRTMPVQKPGELVMLEEQSKYETGGLNSYGGDNPLYFAYPAYQTLRDGDRTLRGLAAAAVQPASIVTAKDADQNMMQLVSGNYFSVMGLSPVLGRLLIPADDVYHAANPVAVLSADYWRSRFGGDPSILNQAIRVNGVATTVVGVVPHTGLMDDNRAAIFLPITMQPQLDIGHGDQLGNALDRWLNIIGRLSPGVARAQAEEELNTLWWNWRRDTLNLQSHHIGDKTDWLKTHLFLTNGSRGISLYSKHLGSPIRALQAMALVVLLIACANVANLLLVKAAGKHADLALRAALGANRRRIFQQVLAEGTLLGAAGAVAGLGIGWLSLKLLLKFVPDVSSLHDLLSSSMDWHAITFCALAGIVTSVLFSLAPALVSMRVELLRALHGQTGAVSAKGSWLRNLFVTGEIALSLALLVAATVFSWTLYQLRNVDPGFGADHVLTFQVDSSALGKSGPQVENDYESIRNAALRQPGARSVVYARGGLITGDESGRNITVAGYETRDNDPSPDFNWVSSGFFSTMQIPLLAGREFSGQDTAALQKVAIVDEAFVKHYFDGDVRKALRGQFAFGAGNDVRPDIQIVGVIPTIRAISLEEPPPVPFIYLPYAQVFAAGGHYSRSRPATFFIRTSGDPGQFASMMRTIVHDVDRNLPVTGVETMREHLDNAISQTRLMSMLTLSMGGLALTLAAVGLYGVLSFAVAQRTREIGIRIAMGADKGNISGLVLRHVGGLAAVGLAMGSALAWVAVRLLRQNGGLQPAPVGLQLLAGLVLVVVILAAGYLPARRATSVDPMEALRAE